In the Mauremys mutica isolate MM-2020 ecotype Southern chromosome 13, ASM2049712v1, whole genome shotgun sequence genome, one interval contains:
- the LOC123348591 gene encoding mast cell protease 1A-like isoform X1, with the protein MQIQILLLLPIAFLLPSGTWAGEIIGGREAKPHSRRYMAYLEIQRGVNRSLCGGFLVKTNFVLTAAHCNGDKITVKLGAHNISEQERSQQKIPVHHRIPHPQYDKKTLNNDIMLLQGDSGGPLVCEGVAQGIASYVDEHLWEPSVFTKLSTFIPWIQKILQKQN; encoded by the exons ATGCAGATACAGATCTTGCTCCTGCTCCCCATAGCCTTTCTCCTGCCCTCAGGGACTTGGGCTG GTGAGATCATCGGGGGCCGGGAAGCCAAGCCCCACTCCAGACGCTACATGGCCTATCTGGAAATACAACGTGGAGTTAATCGATCCTTATGTGGAGGGTTCCTGGTGAAGACAAACTTCGTGCTGACGGCTGCTCACTGCAATGGAGA CAAGATCACTGTCAAGCTTGGAGCCCATAACATCAGTGAACAGGAACGGAGCCAACAGAAAATTCCTGTGCACCACCGAATCCCCCACCCGCAATATGACAAGAAGACTCTTAACAATGACATCATGCTGCTGCAG GGTGATTCTGGTGGCCCCTTGGTATGTGAGGGAGTGGCCCAGGGCATCGCTTCATACGTTGATGAGCATTTGTGGGAGCCAAGCGTGTTTACAAAACTCTCCACCTTCATCCCCTGGATCCAGAAGATTCTGCAGAAACAGAATTAA
- the LOC123348591 gene encoding granzyme H-like isoform X2: MAYLEIQRGVNRSLCGGFLVKTNFVLTAAHCNGDKITVKLGAHNISEQERSQQKIPVHHRIPHPQYDKKTLNNDIMLLQLSRNAVLNNWVRLIPLPNTKSRVRPGSMCSVAGWGRTCRNSRTHTLHEVDLEVMKDNMCHLYPGYYPSAMLCVGKPGLGKLPYRGDSGGPLVCEGVAQGIASYVDEHLWEPSVFTKLSTFIPWIQKILQKQN, encoded by the exons ATGGCCTATCTGGAAATACAACGTGGAGTTAATCGATCCTTATGTGGAGGGTTCCTGGTGAAGACAAACTTCGTGCTGACGGCTGCTCACTGCAATGGAGA CAAGATCACTGTCAAGCTTGGAGCCCATAACATCAGTGAACAGGAACGGAGCCAACAGAAAATTCCTGTGCACCACCGAATCCCCCACCCGCAATATGACAAGAAGACTCTTAACAATGACATCATGCTGCTGCAG CTGTCACGCAACGCAGTCCTGAATAACTGGGTGCGGCTCATCCCCCTGCCAAACACCAAGTCCAGGGTGAGGCCAGGATCCATGTGCAGCGTGGCCGGGTGGGGTCGGACTTGCCGGAACTCAAGAACTCACACCCTCCATGAGGTGGACCTCGAGGTCATGAAAGACAACATGTGTCATCTGTACCCTGGATACTACCCCTCAGCAATGCTGTGTGTGGGGAAGCCCGGCCTGGGGAAATTACCTTATCGA GGTGATTCTGGTGGCCCCTTGGTATGTGAGGGAGTGGCCCAGGGCATCGCTTCATACGTTGATGAGCATTTGTGGGAGCCAAGCGTGTTTACAAAACTCTCCACCTTCATCCCCTGGATCCAGAAGATTCTGCAGAAACAGAATTAA
- the LOC123347439 gene encoding mast cell protease 1A-like, with protein MQIQILLLLPMAFLLPPGAQAGKIIGGQVAKPHSRPYMAYLKRKTCEGEATCGGFLVREDFVLTAAHCADGDITVLLGAHNVHQDEETQQRVSVQRKIPHPRYNKTSHENDLMLLQLAEPAELTDAISTIPLPQAGRTVDPGSVCSVAGWGKTKRHAMRTSSKLHEVELEVMSDETCQEDRLLQHYYKPPKMMCVGDPAEDKASFSGDSGGPLVCDRTAQGIVSLGKSDGSPPRVFTKVSAYIPWIKKTMRGSQRPRVPR; from the exons ATGCAGATCCAGATCTTGCTCCTACTCCCcatggcctttctcctgccccctggggctcaggctg GGAAGATCATCGGGGGCCAGGTAGCCAAGCCGCATTCCCGCCCCTACATGGCCTATCTCAAGAGAAAAACCTGTGAGGGTGAAGCGACGTGTGGGGGGTTCCTCGTGCGGGAGGATTTTGTGCTGACAGCTGCCCACTGTGCCGATGG AGACATCACCGTGCTCCTTGGAGCCCACAATGTCCATCAAGATGAGGAGACCCAACAACGAGTCTCTGTGCAGCGGAAGATCCCCCATCCCAGATACAACAAAACGAGCCATGAGAACGACCTGATGCTGCTGCAG CTGGCGGAGCCGGCGGAGCTGACCGATGCCATATCCACCATCCCGCTGCCCCAGGCTGGCCGCACTGTGGATCCGGGGTCTGTGTGTAGTGTGGCAGGATGGGGCAAGACCAAACGCCATGCTATGCGAACCAGCAGCAAACTCCATGAGGTGGAGCTGGAGGTGATGTCAGACGAGACCTGCCAGGAGGACAGGCTGCTCCAACACTACTACAAGCCCCCGAAGATGATGTGTGTGGGGGACCCTGCCGAGGACAAGGCCTCATTCTCG GGCGACTCCGGGGGCCCCCTGGTGTGTGACAGGACGGCTCAGGGCATCGTCTCCTTAGGCAAAAGTGATGGGTCCCccccgagggtgttcaccaaggTCTCTGCATACATCCCCTGGATCAAGAAAACAATGAGGGGGTCTCAGCGGCCCAGGGTCCCACGCTGA